AATGCTCTTGCTCCGTTTTGTTAAGCTTGACAAAATGTTTACTTTTAATAAAGTTATAATTGATATGCAAAATATCTACACCATTTTCTGCAAATAAATTCGTAGCATAATGGAACAGCGGTTGTTGTGTGGAATAGCCGATTCCTGGGAGCATAATGCATATACTATTATTTGGCTGCTTACTGCGAATCCATAGATATGGAATGGTTGAGTATTCATTTCTTACTACTTCACCTTCAATTATTTCATACATGAGGGACACCTCACTTAATCTTTAGTCTAGCTTCTATGAGTTTTATAAAATATCCTTTAATTACTAGTGAAAGAGGTAGTTTAATTTTGAGTCATAGACAAATTCACAGTTCACTAAAAGTATTGCTGGTTTCAAATCTAGAAAAGTCAAAGCATTATTATAGGGAAGTCTTAGGCTGCGAGGTAACAGAATGGTGGGTGATTCGGGATGGTTTCACGGGATTAGCTATTAAGTTACTTCAGGCTAATTCTCTTGAAGATGTTAGGCCAAACAGATGCGCAAGAGAATATAATCGAACTGCTCCGGATGTTTATTGTTATGTAGAGAACTGGACTGCACTCGACGAACTATATGCGGAATTTAAAGAAAAAAGTGCCAGGATTGTCATCGAACCCTGGATTGATAAAGAGGCTGGTCCATGGAAGGTATTTGCTATTTTAGATCCAGATGACTATTGCATCACCTTTGGAGGTACAAATACTAACAACTAATGATTTTTTTTCATGATTGGAACATAAAAAAAAGGTCCGTAACTCCTTTGGAATTGGAGATTTACGGCCCTTTGACGGTATTAATGTTTTAACAGTCTGCCAGTCTTAAAGAGGTTATTGTATTTTAATTTTCTTGCAGCAGCTAACTTAACTTTTCCTATGTGGAGATCCTGGATTCATTTTCATAAACTCCAGCCAATTTCCATCTGGATCTAATACTCAGAATTGGTTGTTCAAAGCTCTGCCTTCTGCTAGCTGGGGTTGTTATATATCATCTATTTGTATAGGTCGGCCTGTACGTGCGGATTGATAAATAGCTATTATGATTTTTAATGGCTTTAAACCTTCTTCGCCATTCACAACTGGTTCTCTATCTTCCTTAATGGCATTTATCAGATCAGTAAACTGTAAACGATGGGAAGCACCATCAAGTGCTGCAGGGTTAACAGAAGCATGATTACTTTCTTCCCTATTATGACTTTCAAAGCCAGCTATGTTGATCGCTTCACGTTCATCATTTGCATTTCGTAGATAAAGCTTTATCAATTGATCATTTTCTATCACCGCTGTACCATTTGTTCCGATGATCTCCAAGCGGGCTGACAGACCTGGGTAAGCTGCTGTAGTTCCAACAATGGTTCCTAACCCGCCATTTTTAAATTTCATTGTGGCTACAGCGACATCCTCCACTTCAATTCTTTCATGCGCTAATATAGCGGTATGTGCATATACACTTTCCACCTCTCCCATAAAATATTGAAATAAATCGATGGTATGGATGGCCTGATTGATTAATACTCCGCCTCCGTCCATTTCCTTTGTTCCTCGCCACTTACTAGTATCATAGTAGCTTTGAGGGCGATACCAATTCACAGAAGCTTGTCCTAGTATCATTTTCCCGAATCGACCTGAATCAATATCCGCTTTAACCTTTACAGCTGGCGGATCAAAACGGTGTTGAGAAATAACACTTAATTTAACATGATTTTCACAGCATACATCAATCATTTGCTGTGCTTTCTCAAGGGATATATCCATTGGCTTTTCAACAATTACATGCTTTCCTGCCCGTGCAGCCTCTATAGCCATGTCAGCATGAGTACCGCTGGGTGTAATAATGGATACAATATCAATCTCTTTGCTTTTTAGCATTTCTTGATAATCGGTATACCAATCTGAACCAGCCTTTTCCGCTAGCAATTTCGCTTTTTCTTCACTTCGGGAATATACAGCAGCCACTTTTGCTCCTTTAATCGCTGAAATTTGCTCATAATGCGTGGTACTAATTAGCCCAGTTCCGACAATGGCAAACCCAAATTCCTTTTTCATTTCAATCCCCTCTACTTTCAACTGGCTTCCCCATTATTTTCGGCTTTATATTTATTACCATTTGATATTTTATAATGATATAATCGTATAAATTAACCACATTGTAATACACGTGTATCACAATGTGGTTAACGATAGTATAGATTATTCTAAAATGACCTGTCAATTATTCTTTCTTTATAATTTTGTTATTATAAATAGGTATATTTCTTTTCTGTTATTGTTGAAATTGAGTTTAGCTATTTTTATTCAATATCGCAATAAAATTTTATATAAGTGATTGGGTTAAGGAAGGAGTAGTAACTGTCTTGAACAAAAATGACCAAAATCAAAATAAAACATCTAATATCCAAGTAATTACACGTGCAGCTAAAATACTGCGAACGCTGAGAGAACATCCAAATGGTTTAAGCCTTTCACAGATTTCAAATGAAGTAGACCTGGCTAGGTCAACGGTTCAAAGAATTGTGGCAGCATTAGAGCAAGAAAACCTAGTTACAGCGGCATCTGCTAACAGCGGATTTCGGCTTGGCCCTGAGATTGCGAGGCTTGCTGGCGCTGTACATAGTGATTTAAGAGAAGAATTGAGACCATTTTTAATTCAGCTTTCTAATATGATTAATGAAACGGTCGACCTATCTATATTAGATAATGGGAAGGTACTATTTGTTGATCAAATTATCGCTGCACATCCGCTGCAAGCAACCTCACAGCCTGGTGCCTCTTTTCCTTTGCATTGCACAGCAAATGGAAAAGCCATTCTCGCATCACTGCCTATAACTGAAGTTGAAAACCTGCTGCCAGAACAGCTTAAACGATACACGGATAAAACCATTACAAATCGGGATGAACTGTTAAATGAGTTAGAAACAGTTCGAAAAGAGGGAGTTTCTTTTTCAAGAGAAGAGCATATTGAGGGAATATGTGCAGTCGGTGCAGTTGTTGTAGATCGATTGGGCAATCGGAGTGCAGTCTCCATCCCACTCCCATCTACACGATTTTATGGAAATGAAGAAAAGCTAATTACTGCCCTAATCAAAACATGTCAAAATATTAATCAACACTTCGCATAAAAAATAAAAAGAAAGGCGCTGTAATTTTCCTAGCGCCTTTCTCCTATGCTTACTTCATTATTATACTGCCACTGCCGATAATTTCTTTGCTGCTTCTTTTACTTTTTCTAAACCTTCAGCAATAATCTTTTCTGCTTGTGCAGGCATTGCATTATGGCCTTCAATAATCACTTCGTCGACGATTTCCATACCGAATACGCCGCCTACCACGTTTTTAATATAAGTAGCCGCCATTTCCATTGGTGCTGCTTCCGGTGTTGAGTAAATGCCGCCGCGTGCACTAAGAATTACAGCTTTTTTATCTGTCATTAATTGTACAAGTTGACCATTTTCGTCATATTTGAACGTGAAACCAGCTTGGTACACATAATCAATGAAGGTTTGTAACGGTGCTGGAATTGTTAAGTTCCATAATGGGAATGCAAATACAACTAAGTCAGCTGCAGTAAGAGCATCCATTGCCTTTTGTTTTGCAGCAAGAAGACGCTTTTCAAGGTCAGTCATTTCTTCGCCTGATTGTAATTTACCGAAAGCGTTGAATAAATCTTGGCCAAAATAAGGCATATCTTCAGCGAAAACATCAAAAGTTGTGACATTTACACCTTCTACGTTTTCCATAAAAGTTTCATACATTTTACTTGATACAGCCTCGGAAGCCGGACGATTGTTTGCTTTCACTACTAAAACATTCATATATATAATTCTCCTTTTTATCTTTAATCTTATTATTTTCAAATCATTTATCTCGAATTAATAATATATTAATCTAGTATTCCTGTCAATTAAACTTCTATAGTAGGTATTACCTGTTTTAAATATTAAATACCTGAGAAAAAAGTCTTATGGATTTATATTAACCCCAACATATTATTCTTAGATATTTAATTTATCTTAATCCCCGGTTAAAAGGTTGTTGAAAGCCAATGAGATTAGTCGTTCATAAGAATTTCCATAATCAACATCTTTCTATAACAGGGCCGATTAATAAAAAAACACCCTTATCTTCGACTTAGATAAGAGTGTTTACGACGTTCTCCCTCTTTAGGAGATTCGCCCTTATGTTGTATAAAAATTTTAAACAGTTTTCCAGTCAGCTGCAAATTTTTCAAGACCTTGGTCTGTTAACGGATGTTTTGATAATTGCTCAATAACCTTAAATGGAATGGTTGCAATATGAGCTCCTGCCAATGCCACACGTGTAACATGATCAGGGTGACGAACTGAAGCAGCAATGATTTGTGAATCCAAGCCTTGAACCTGGAACATCTTTGCGATTTTTGCAACTAATTCTACACCATCTTCGTTAATATCATCTAAACGACCTAAGAATGGTGAAACATATGTAGCTCCTGCACGTGCAGCAAGTAATGCTTGGTTCACACTAAAAATAAGGGTAACGTTTGTTTTAACACCTTTTTTCGTTAAATAGCGGCAAGCCTCTAATCCATCAAGTGTCATTGGAAGTTTAATGGTAATATTCTTATCGCCGCCGTTAATTTTAATAAGCTCATTAGCTTCTGCAATCATTTGTTCAGCTGTCAAAGCGTTTGGAGTTACTTCAGCAGAAACAGACTCAACCTCTGGTACAGCATTTAAGATTTCAGCAATACGATCTTCGAATTTCACACCTTCTTTAGCTACTAAAGACGGGTTTGTTGTTACTCCTGATAGCACGCCAATTTTATAGGCTTTTTTAATTTCTTCAAGATTTGCAGTATCGATAAAAAATTTCATTAACTTTTTCCTCCAATTTTTTTAAATATAAGATTATTTTAACTCTTTTCGACAGCATGTCCACTAAAATCGCCTCTTAAGCACTACAATTTTACAAGCATGGTGTCATCCCTAGAAGAACGATAGCGTATTATTAAGAACAATTCAATGACTGGTGTTGCTTTTTATATGGTCGAAAGTTTGACATCCAACCATTTTACTTCACTAAAGTGATACAGAAACCCTTTATTTTCTTTATAATTCGAATAATTCAAATAAGCAATCTCAGTCAAATTCACCAGCCACGAATTTATAAATAAGTTACCCCTACTTCCAAATTTAACCCTTTAATTTTCTGTTACAGCTTAATTACGGCATTTCGTTACAAGTTTTTTATCAATAATGGTAATAACAACTTCTGCCATTCCAACAAATAATCCATTATCCACCACACCAGGTATGAGGTTTAGATTTTTCTCTAATTCTTTTGGCTCCTTAATTTCTTGAAAATTGGTGTCCAAAATATAGTTTCCATTATCTGTGAGGAAAGGATTCCCCTGTTGCTTTCGTAATTCCGTTTTTCCGCCAAGATCCTGGATATGCTTTATTGTCACTTCAAATCCAAAAGGGACCACCTCTATTGGCAGTGGAAAGGTTCCTAATGTGTCGACATTTTTGTGAGAGTCTGCAATGACAATAAAAGTTTTAGCCGATGCAGCAATAATTTTCTCTCTTAAAAGGGCTCCGCCGCCGCCTTTAATGAGATTGAGGTCTGCATCGACTTCATCTGCTCCATCGACAGCTATATCAATTTGCTCTATTTCATGGAATGAAACAAGTGGGATTCCAAGCTCGTTTGCTAATGTTTCTGTTTTCTTAGAAGTAGGGACTCCTTTAATGCTTAGCCCTTGCTGGACTAGTTCGCCGAGTTTAGAAGTGAAATAATAAGCAGTTGACCCTGTACCCAGTCCGACTACCATCCCATCTTTCACGTACTCTATAGCTTTTTCTCCAATGACTTTTTTTTCATTCAATGGCTTTGTCCCCCTTCTTCGAAGCAAGATACTACATTGATAATTTGTCCTTTATTAATAAAATTCACTCCATCCAAAGCTGCATCGCGTGATATACTTTTCTTATTCTTTATCCCCTTCGAAATGTTGTATATTTTCTTGATAAGGTGGAAAAGACTAAATCGCAATATCACTGAATCATAAGATTTTCTAATCGTTACGTTCCGAAAAACAATTACATGGAGAGATAAAGATGAAAATTTATGTTGATGCTGATGCTTGTCCGGTAAAAGATATTATTATCTCTGAAGGTACCAATGCTGATATTCCTGTTATTCTTGTTACTAGCTTTTCTCATTTTTCAAGTGCGGAACAACCATCTGGCGTCGAAACCATTTATGTTGACTCTGGAGCAGATGCTGCCGATTATCGGATTATGAAATTAGCAAAAAAGGGAGATATAATCGTTACGCAAGATTATGGACTGGCTTCGCTTGGCTTAGCAAAAGGGTGTACGGTTCTGCACCATACTGGGTATAGTTATACAAATGAAAACATTGACCAATTATTACAAACACGATATTTGAGTGCGATGGCTCGAAAAGGCGGAAAACGCACAAAGGGGCCAAAACCATTTACAGCAGAAGATAGAGAGAAATTTAAGAGGCTTTTTAAAAGCGCGATCTCATCTTAAAATTATACCTCCATATTTAAAGAAAACCCCAATAAAATAAAAAATACAAAGGATGCCAGCCTGACCAAACCAATGCTTCTTGCCCCCGTTTTTTCTTTCCTCGATCCCCTTGCATTTTTATTGGCCTTTCTTATTCTGCAGCCTCATCTCGATATTGAGAGGGAGATCTTCCAGTTTCTTTTTTAAAGACTCTTGCAAAGTAGGAGGGATCTTCGTAACCTACCGTCCAGGCAATTTCCTCAACGGCTAGATTCTCTGTTTTCAACAAATGTTTAGCTTGATTTATTCGTAACATTTGCTGGTAAGCAGTTAGGGTCATCTTTGTTTCTTCTTTAAATTTTCGGGCGAGATGACTCGGATGGGTAGAAAGCTTTGCTGCCAACTCTTCTTTACTGATTTGCTTATTATAAAAACTGTGGATATACTCCATCACCTGTTGCGTTATGTATGTGTAATTACTTAATGAATTTGAGACAACTAAATCGCAATATTCCTCAATCATTCGATCTTCTAATTGCTGCAGTGTTTCTACTTGATTTGCATTTTCTATTTCATAAGCATATTTTTCTGAGATCCGATGAATCATGATGGCCGGTACTTGACTATTTCTCGCAGACGTACGCAGCAAGGTATTTAAGATTATGGCGACATTTTTGAGTCGGCGTAACGGCTGGTTGGGAAAACGTTCTGAAAAAGAAAACAGCATATTTTTAGAATTGATGAGTGCCAACGCTGTATTTTTATCGCCACGTTCCACAGCATGCATAAAATTTTTTTCTGTCTTATACCTTAATTTAACAATTTCTGCCTCTTCATCAACGTGAAGGTGGTCCTCCTGAACAACAGAACCGCTGATCTTATTAGCTAAAATAACGAATGGGGCCAATTCCTGCTCCATCATGTTTGTAAACTGCTGAAGGACACTTCCATAACTGCTTGCCTGGTCAACAGTTAGTACATAGATTTTATCTGCTATCAGCCTTAAATCTTCACCTTGTGCACTAGAGAGACGATATTCATTTGATAAACGGTATAGACTCGGTGTCTTATCAAGATAAGGGCCAATAATAACGGTATAGGCTTCCTCTTTTTGGCTGAAGGAATATCCAAAATAGTGCAGGTCCCATTCGTTTATATAGGAATATAGCTGCCCTCGTTGCTCCATATTGTCATATAAAAATAAAACATCTCTCTCCCCTGGACCAGGCATGAATGCTGGGATCGAAATCATTTCATGATAATAAACAAACTCCCGATTTTGATTCAATACATATGTATTTAAATTGGTTATATGTTGCAGTTTCATTGCCGTTGAGACGATTTTTAATTGTTCCAGCGCGACTTCCTCCAAATGGACTGTTGCAAAAAAACTTTCTGTCCGGATATTATCAAATGAATCCTACTGATAAATTTTTGTATTCATTATACTAATAGTGCAAGACCGGTTCAATTCACACAGTGAAAATGAAAGCGGTAAAAAGTTTTTTTAAAGTTGAAAATTAATTTAGGAAACGAAAGTAAAAGATATAAGATATGGGAGTGTGAAAACAACTATGAGCCATCAAAAACAAAATCATCCTGATCCATCATCTAAAGAAACGATATTAGCCAAAGTATTAGGCATCATCTCAGGAAGTTTTGCCCCAATTATCGGCGTTCTCGCCGGTGCTGGACTCTTAAAGGCAATGTTATCAGTTTTAACCACAATCGGCTGGCTGTCAAATGAAAGCGGTGCCTATATCATTTTATCAGCAGCAGGAGATGCTATTTTTCATTTTCTTCCATTGTTTCTCGGGATATCTATTGCGCTTAAACTAGGTGCCAACGGATATGTTGGCGGTGTTATTGGCGCCTCTTTGCTGACTCCTGAAATTATGCACCTTATAGAAAACGATGTGAAGACAATCGACTTTTTTGGCCTTCCTGTCTTATTAGCAGATTATTCTTCTACTGTTTTTCCAATCTTTATTGCCATGTTTGTTTATGCAGGACTTGATAGGTTATTAAAGAAAGTCATTTATAAAGATATCCAAATGTTTATCAACCCTATGATATCACTAATCATTCTC
This genomic stretch from Neobacillus niacini harbors:
- a CDS encoding IclR family transcriptional regulator; its protein translation is MNKNDQNQNKTSNIQVITRAAKILRTLREHPNGLSLSQISNEVDLARSTVQRIVAALEQENLVTAASANSGFRLGPEIARLAGAVHSDLREELRPFLIQLSNMINETVDLSILDNGKVLFVDQIIAAHPLQATSQPGASFPLHCTANGKAILASLPITEVENLLPEQLKRYTDKTITNRDELLNELETVRKEGVSFSREEHIEGICAVGAVVVDRLGNRSAVSIPLPSTRFYGNEEKLITALIKTCQNINQHFA
- the rpiA gene encoding ribose-5-phosphate isomerase RpiA, which encodes MNEKKVIGEKAIEYVKDGMVVGLGTGSTAYYFTSKLGELVQQGLSIKGVPTSKKTETLANELGIPLVSFHEIEQIDIAVDGADEVDADLNLIKGGGGALLREKIIAASAKTFIVIADSHKNVDTLGTFPLPIEVVPFGFEVTIKHIQDLGGKTELRKQQGNPFLTDNGNYILDTNFQEIKEPKELEKNLNLIPGVVDNGLFVGMAEVVITIIDKKLVTKCRN
- a CDS encoding FMN-dependent NADH-azoreductase produces the protein MNVLVVKANNRPASEAVSSKMYETFMENVEGVNVTTFDVFAEDMPYFGQDLFNAFGKLQSGEEMTDLEKRLLAAKQKAMDALTAADLVVFAFPLWNLTIPAPLQTFIDYVYQAGFTFKYDENGQLVQLMTDKKAVILSARGGIYSTPEAAPMEMAATYIKNVVGGVFGMEIVDEVIIEGHNAMPAQAEKIIAEGLEKVKEAAKKLSAVAV
- a CDS encoding AraC family transcriptional regulator yields the protein MEEVALEQLKIVSTAMKLQHITNLNTYVLNQNREFVYYHEMISIPAFMPGPGERDVLFLYDNMEQRGQLYSYINEWDLHYFGYSFSQKEEAYTVIIGPYLDKTPSLYRLSNEYRLSSAQGEDLRLIADKIYVLTVDQASSYGSVLQQFTNMMEQELAPFVILANKISGSVVQEDHLHVDEEAEIVKLRYKTEKNFMHAVERGDKNTALALINSKNMLFSFSERFPNQPLRRLKNVAIILNTLLRTSARNSQVPAIMIHRISEKYAYEIENANQVETLQQLEDRMIEEYCDLVVSNSLSNYTYITQQVMEYIHSFYNKQISKEELAAKLSTHPSHLARKFKEETKMTLTAYQQMLRINQAKHLLKTENLAVEEIAWTVGYEDPSYFARVFKKETGRSPSQYRDEAAE
- a CDS encoding Gfo/Idh/MocA family protein — encoded protein: MKKEFGFAIVGTGLISTTHYEQISAIKGAKVAAVYSRSEEKAKLLAEKAGSDWYTDYQEMLKSKEIDIVSIITPSGTHADMAIEAARAGKHVIVEKPMDISLEKAQQMIDVCCENHVKLSVISQHRFDPPAVKVKADIDSGRFGKMILGQASVNWYRPQSYYDTSKWRGTKEMDGGGVLINQAIHTIDLFQYFMGEVESVYAHTAILAHERIEVEDVAVATMKFKNGGLGTIVGTTAAYPGLSARLEIIGTNGTAVIENDQLIKLYLRNANDEREAINIAGFESHNREESNHASVNPAALDGASHRLQFTDLINAIKEDREPVVNGEEGLKPLKIIIAIYQSARTGRPIQIDDI
- a CDS encoding VOC family protein, with product MSHRQIHSSLKVLLVSNLEKSKHYYREVLGCEVTEWWVIRDGFTGLAIKLLQANSLEDVRPNRCAREYNRTAPDVYCYVENWTALDELYAEFKEKSARIVIEPWIDKEAGPWKVFAILDPDDYCITFGGTNTNN
- the fsa gene encoding fructose-6-phosphate aldolase, encoding MKFFIDTANLEEIKKAYKIGVLSGVTTNPSLVAKEGVKFEDRIAEILNAVPEVESVSAEVTPNALTAEQMIAEANELIKINGGDKNITIKLPMTLDGLEACRYLTKKGVKTNVTLIFSVNQALLAARAGATYVSPFLGRLDDINEDGVELVAKIAKMFQVQGLDSQIIAASVRHPDHVTRVALAGAHIATIPFKVIEQLSKHPLTDQGLEKFAADWKTV
- a CDS encoding YaiI/YqxD family protein, with the translated sequence MKIYVDADACPVKDIIISEGTNADIPVILVTSFSHFSSAEQPSGVETIYVDSGADAADYRIMKLAKKGDIIVTQDYGLASLGLAKGCTVLHHTGYSYTNENIDQLLQTRYLSAMARKGGKRTKGPKPFTAEDREKFKRLFKSAISS